The Nostoc sp. 'Lobaria pulmonaria (5183) cyanobiont' DNA window GCGGGTATCGTCTGCGGTGCCCAGTCCTTCGGGGACAAGTGTCATAGAGAGTTCTCTAGCCCCCGTCTCCAGAAACGGAGCGAGGTTGAAACTGAAAGCGTTAGCGCTTGCTCCCAGACCTGACGCGGGCACGATGCCATAAGCGCTTGCAAAGCCAAGTGTGCGTTTTGCCGCATCGATGAAGCGTCGTTTTGCAGCATCGAGAGTATCGTAATCGACTTGATCGAGAGCTTGAGCCATCAGGTTGCGTTTTAAGTTAGGAGTTAGGAGTTAAAAGTTAGGAAAACTTATAACTCATAACTGATAACTCCTCACTTTAAAATACCTCAAAATACCTCATCTTCAATACCACGCCACCATTCCCCCAAATTCATCAAGTCTTGGTAAATATCTTCTAATTCTTTGATGTAGGCATCATTTGTCAGGGTGGCTCGACGCTCTTGCAATTTTTTGAGGCGCAGTTGTACCAATACCCAAGGTTTAGAGATGCTATTCGTTGCTTCGATGTATTGCGCTAGTTCTTTGCTATCCATATATTTTATATTTTGATTTTCATGTCACTACTTTTATTTAGGCGATGTCTGTCCCACTACTGGAAAACAGAAAAGGGAGAAATTAAAAAGAACTTCTCCCTTTCCTATTGGGCTTTCTGCTTAAACTTTTGTAAATTGACTTATTGCTTCTACTTTACATAGTCTGGCACAAGCCGCGCAGACGTATTTAGCTTTGCCATTCTCAAAAGGTAAGAAGCAGTTTACTAAGAGGCATCGCACTCAGTTCAAAACCGAAATTAATTAAGCTTTAGCTAAGTTTTCAGCAGCAAAGTCCCAGTTGGCCAAGTTTTCTAGGAAATTCTTGATGAACGCTGGACGGGCGTTTTTATAGTCAATGTAATAGGCGTGTTCCCAAACATCTAAGGTTAGGAGTGCCTTCTGACCATGAGCTAGGGGGTTTTCTGCATTTGGTGTTTTGATCACTTTCAGCGTACCACCATCATCGATCAGCCAAGACCACCCGCTGCCAAATTGAGTTGTAGCCGCGTTAGAAAACTCTTCCTTGAATTTGTCAAAACTACCAAAATCTTTATCTATTTTGGCTGCAAGTTCACCTGTGGGTGTGCCACCACCTTGTGGTTTCAAGGAATTCCAGAAGAAAGTGTGGTTCCAAACTTGGGCAGCGTTGTTAAATATTCCCACCTTAGAAGAGTCTTTAAAAGAAGTTTTGATCACCTCTTCCAGAGACTTATCAGCAAGTTCTGTACCTTCAGTGAGCTTATTGAGGTTGTCTACATAAGCTTTATGATGCTTGCCATAGTGATACTCGAAAGTTTCAGCTTTCATGCCATAAGGCTCTAGAGCATCCTTTTCAAAGGGTAGTGGGGGCTGTACAAATGCCATTGTGTTAAATCCTCTCTTTACCGGTTTCCAGTTTTAAGCTATTGCAGAAGCTTGGGACATTAATAGCTTTTATTTTTAGGGGTTTTATGTCTTTGATCGTGAAACATAAAACTTAACATCGTCATTCTACTACCAAAGTGAAGACGAAAACAAAGTACTTCGGTGATAAGTCAAATCACTAGGAATTCATGACTGTAAATAAAAATGGCTAATATCTCATAGCGAAAGGCCAATAATTAATTAGCATTTAGCAATTAAAGCTTTCATACTTCTACCTTGAGTAGGATTGATTGTAATATAATAAATCAGTCGAAAGCGAGATAAATTTAAGTATTAAATAATCTATAATTGTTAAACAGCAGCTTGATTTGCAAGAAAAATATAGCCAACAGTCAAATTATTATATATTTTTGTTTTTAAATACAGTTTTAAGGATGGTAAATGAATAATCACTCACCCACCACCCTTTGAAACTAAAAAACTAACAGCAAATCATGGTAATTAACACTGAGATAAACGCTGTTGGTAATAGTTAACGATTTTTGCCGTGACTTCTGACACGGCTAAACCATCAGTTTGCACTTCGATCGCATCTGCTGCTTTTTGCAAAGGAGAAACTTTGCGTGTACTATCTTTCCAGTCACGTTCGGCAATATCGTGTTCCAGCTGCTCTAAACTCACTTCAGGTTGACCTTGGGTGTTAAAGTCTTGCTGGCGGCGACGGGCGCGTTCACTCACAGAAGCGGTTAAGAAGATTTTTACTTCGGCATCGGGGAATACGTGAGTACCAATATCCCGACCTTCAGCAACTAAACCACCTTTTTTGCCCCATTTTTGCTGTTGTTTAACCAGTGCTTGACGGACAGCGCTTTGTGCCGCGATCGCCGATACTTGAGATGTTACCTCAATCGTGCGAATTACCTGGGTAACATCAGTGCCATCAATCCAAACCCGCACGGACGATTGTAAATCCTGGGTGGGAGTAAGTTCAATTTTACACTGGTTAGTTAATTCGGCGATCGCACACTCATCGTCAATAGCAATCTTCTTTTGCAATACTAACCAAGTGACAGCACGGTACATTGCTCCTGTATCTAAATACACTAAACTCAGGTTTGCTGCCACTTGCCGCGCCACTGTGGATTTTCCAGCACCAGCTGGGCCATCAATAGCGATAATGGGTTGACGATCGCGCAATATGATATTGTCAATCAAACGTGTAGCACCAAGACGAGCTGCGATCGCCAACATTCCTTCCTCCTCAACTTTTTCTAAAGACATCAACGTAGTCGGTTCAACCAATTCAATATATTCCACTGAGGCCGTGCTGACCATTGCCACTTCTTGCTGTACCACTGCTATCAACTTGTTACTATTGCGATCGCCTGCAATGAATGCAGCTTCAGCTCGTCGCAAGCCCCGATATAACACCGCTGCTTGCTCTTTTGCCGTTGCAGTCAAATATTGATTGCGAGAACTGAAGGCAAGACCCGACGCTTCCCGTACTGTTGGACAAGCAACAATCTCTACTGGCAAATTTAAGTCAGCTACTAAGCGTTTAATAATTGCTAGTTGCTGACCATCCTTTTCACCAAAGTAGGCACGGTCAGGCTGTACCAAGTTGAAAAGTTTGGTAACAATCGTAGCGACACCCTGAAAGTGACCTTGCCGAGAACGACCACACAAGCCTGTTATCATAGCAGATGGGGGGATAACTTGTGTAACCTTTGATTCTTGTATACTCTTCTGAGGAACTGCCATTTCTTCCGGAGTCGGTGCAAAAATGGCATCTACCCCAGCTTGTTCGCAAAGTTGTTGGTCTTGCTCTAAAGTGCGAGGATAGCGTTGATAATCCTCATTAGGAGCAAATTGCAGGGGATTGACGAAAATACTCACAATCACCGTAGAATTTTCGTGCCGCGCCCGTTGGATTAAGCTTAAATGACCTTGATGCAAATTTCCCATCGTTGGCACTAGACCGACTGCCGTCTGATACCGAGCAGTCATCTCATCTAATCTCAGATCCTCAGTAACTGCAATCAGCTTGTTTTCTGAGCAGTGTTTAGTTAAATAGCAGCGTAAAGCTGCGACTGTTGTCAGCAGGCGCACAAAAATACCCCTAGTTCTTATCGATCCCTCCCCCGTTAGTTTATATCCGAAATAGAGGAAGAGTTGATTGAACTAGGGGAATTAAGTGATACGGAACTGGGATAGGGGATAGATTATAGGTGACAGGTGATAGGGAATAATTCTTTCCCCTGTAACCTGTAACCTACTCGATTATTTCCCCAAGACTTCAATATGCACTGGTGCCACGCCACTGCCCATCATTCCCAAAATTCGAGCCGCGCCGGCAGACACGTCAATGACTCGACCCCGAATGTATGGGCCGCGGTCATTAATCCGCAACACTACAGAACGACCGTTGCGGGTGTTAGTTACACGCACTTGCGTACCAAAGGGTAAGCTGCGATGGGCGGCAGTCATTTCTTCTGGATTAAATCTCTGTCCGCTAGCAGT harbors:
- a CDS encoding superoxide dismutase, translated to MAFVQPPLPFEKDALEPYGMKAETFEYHYGKHHKAYVDNLNKLTEGTELADKSLEEVIKTSFKDSSKVGIFNNAAQVWNHTFFWNSLKPQGGGTPTGELAAKIDKDFGSFDKFKEEFSNAATTQFGSGWSWLIDDGGTLKVIKTPNAENPLAHGQKALLTLDVWEHAYYIDYKNARPAFIKNFLENLANWDFAAENLAKA
- a CDS encoding bifunctional pantoate--beta-alanine ligase/(d)CMP kinase translates to MRLLTTVAALRCYLTKHCSENKLIAVTEDLRLDEMTARYQTAVGLVPTMGNLHQGHLSLIQRARHENSTVIVSIFVNPLQFAPNEDYQRYPRTLEQDQQLCEQAGVDAIFAPTPEEMAVPQKSIQESKVTQVIPPSAMITGLCGRSRQGHFQGVATIVTKLFNLVQPDRAYFGEKDGQQLAIIKRLVADLNLPVEIVACPTVREASGLAFSSRNQYLTATAKEQAAVLYRGLRRAEAAFIAGDRNSNKLIAVVQQEVAMVSTASVEYIELVEPTTLMSLEKVEEEGMLAIAARLGATRLIDNIILRDRQPIIAIDGPAGAGKSTVARQVAANLSLVYLDTGAMYRAVTWLVLQKKIAIDDECAIAELTNQCKIELTPTQDLQSSVRVWIDGTDVTQVIRTIEVTSQVSAIAAQSAVRQALVKQQQKWGKKGGLVAEGRDIGTHVFPDAEVKIFLTASVSERARRRQQDFNTQGQPEVSLEQLEHDIAERDWKDSTRKVSPLQKAADAIEVQTDGLAVSEVTAKIVNYYQQRLSQC